The genomic segment GAATTGTTCCAGCAATTGTTATTCCTGTTAGGCTTCGTCCTCCAAGGAAATAACCATCCGCATCATCTTTGTTAATTAATTGTGATTTTTTCCAAGCAATAAACCATACAGTTGCAACGATAGCCATAAATGTAATTCCTGAAAAGAGATTCATTAAGTCACCCCCTTTTTGTAATAGGATTATGCTCCGCATATATCTTTAATATATTTTCTTGCTTTTACTGCATATTCAAATGGATTTGCCTTTGCTGGGTCTTGCTCTGCTTCCACCAATAGCCAACCCTCATAATTATTGTCTGCTAAAATTTTGAATATTGGCTTAAAATCAATGCTTCCATCACCTGGCACTGTAAAAGCTCCTAATCGAACTCCTTTTAAGAAACTAAGTTTTTCATCTTTAACCTTTTTTACTATTTCCGGTCTAATATCTTTTAAATGAACATGCTTGATTCTATTTATATATTTTTTAAGTATTGCTATATGATCCTCACCTGAATATACTAAATGACCTGAATCAAATAACAAGTAAACTAAATTTTCATAAGTAATACTCATAAGCTTATCTATCTCTTTTGTTGTTTGTACTCCTGTTCCCATATGATGATGGTAAACCATTTTCATTCCCTTATCTTGAGCTAACTTTCCTAGCTTGTTTAATCCATTTCCAAGCAGCTTCCATTCTTCCTCATTAAAATGGTACTTCCCATCAAACACTGGAGTATCTAGTTCACCTTGTACGCTATGTCCTTGCTCAGCTACAACGATTACATCAGCCCCAAGATCATGTAGAAAATCTCTATGCTTAACAAATTCTGCCTCAGTTTCTTCATATGGTTTCGTAGTTAAGAACGAACTAAACCAAGCACTTGCAATTTCCAACCCTCTAAGCTCTAAAGCCTTTTTTAAAACTTTAACATCCTTTGGATACTTATTTCCGACCTCTGTTCCTTGGAAACCGGCTAATGCGGCTTCACTCAAGCACTGATCAAAAGTATTTTCTTTTCCTAAATCTGGCATATCATCATTTGT from the Clostridium sp. CM027 genome contains:
- the iolE gene encoding myo-inosose-2 dehydratase gives rise to the protein MLNSKKVKLGIAPIAWTNDDMPDLGKENTFDQCLSEAALAGFQGTEVGNKYPKDVKVLKKALELRGLEIASAWFSSFLTTKPYEETEAEFVKHRDFLHDLGADVIVVAEQGHSVQGELDTPVFDGKYHFNEEEWKLLGNGLNKLGKLAQDKGMKMVYHHHMGTGVQTTKEIDKLMSITYENLVYLLFDSGHLVYSGEDHIAILKKYINRIKHVHLKDIRPEIVKKVKDEKLSFLKGVRLGAFTVPGDGSIDFKPIFKILADNNYEGWLLVEAEQDPAKANPFEYAVKARKYIKDICGA